The genomic stretch AAATTGTCAATGTACATTAAAAGGATTCTGTTATTTTTCAGAATCATTATtgcttgctttatttttaacagaCACCAGTACATCTGCTTTGTGTAGCTGTGTCAACTTCTCTATTTTCTGGCCTTTTTGGATGTCTTATCAAGGTATTCAAGTAATCAAAATATTGATGGTAATAACATAACTGTAACATAATACATAACATGTAACTACATCTTGCACTTCAAATGATCATCCCACAGATGAAATTTCCTTTAGAGGACATTTGGCTGTGCCCTGTGAACTTTAAAGCACATTGGATTCTTGTGGTATGTATGATAAACTATGTAACTACTTGATAAACTATTTGATTGAACTTTTTATTGAATCTGAACttacaaaatatttgtaatattggATTGTGTCCCCTTTTTGAAAGATCGTCTGCATGACCAGCAAGAGTATTTTAATTGTAGATCCATTGGGAAAGGAAACATTGTATGAACGTAAAGTTCTGCGAAACTGGAGGTAAACTTACCATGTAACCATTTTTGAACAGAAGGCTTAATCTTTTGAATgtcaaaagtaaaaatatttttattaatgccTAGAAACTTTCTGAAGCTGCGAGATCTTGATGAGCACAGGACAACATGGCAAGTGCAAATACTCCCACATGAAAAACAACAAGACTCGAGCAGCTGTGGAGTTCTAATTTTAAAGGTGTGTTTGAAAACCTATACGGggctgttcttgttttttttttctttttagagtTGTACTAACATGAATTTTGCAGTTTGCAGAACTGTATCTTTTAAAGGGCAACATTCAAGATGTGAAGACAGGTGAAAGTGCTATATCCTTGGCTAGAATGGAGATTGCATGTGCACTGATGAAATATCGAGGTAACGTTAAAGACATTAGTAATTTACtcaattgtaaatgtaaagtaaaaaagcATAAATCAAAATGTACTAGACAAGACACTCCTCATGCACAGAAATATCTGATCAGAAAGTgagaatacaaaaaataaaaataaaactatgcTGGACTTTTACAGTAAAACTTTTACATCAAATTATAGTCTTATTCTTTGTCGCACTATGGATTGTCAAGAGTCTCATTTTGTAAATCGAAATTTATATCTTTTGTACTATAATTGGATGAAATTTATATGgattgttttgttcatttctataGAGCCAAATTCAATAATTGTGTTCTAGGAAATGCAGAGGACTACTGTGTATTGTGTTCCATGTTGGAAGGTAATTCTGAAAAGTGCATAATTGAAATGGTAaggaattgtaaaaaaaaattcaatcaatTAAGTAAAAATTAAAGTGTGGCTTGAATAACCATTAATGTCTTGAAGCATATACTTGGGCTTtgaaatttaaatattgtaatttaGCAAATGGTTAACTTATCCTATGATAAGTCCCAACTGCTTTTTATTatagcaaaatgttttttttcagttaaagtGTTCCCTTTCTAAAAAGATTTATAGCTTTAAATTACTGATGTATTACTTTTCCTGTGCTTCAGGTTCAGTGTGACCTCTGTGGAAGGTGGGCACATTTTGAATGTGCCAACTACAAAAAAGACCTGCCAAGTTATGTGTGTGGGaaatgtgtacaaaaaaaactttgttaaatttttatgtaaatacattttgggTGTGGAAAAAGCATGTGAGGgaaactttttacatttttttttatgtaaatacatttgggttttttttgtgtataaaccttatatattaaatgttgtACAGTAAGTCAGTTTTGTCTCTGGAGTTACTATTCTGCCTAAAATCAATTTTCTTTAATAATGACTTACGAGTGATTATGCTTTTTGACCATTTTATTAAGCTCCTTATATActctggattgttttttttatcagaaactGCTGCccatggggggcacggtggcttagtggttagcacgtttgcctcacacctccagggttgggggttctattcctgcctccgccttgtgtgtgtggagtttgcatgttctccccgtgcctcgggggtttcttccgggtactctggtttcctccccggtccaaacacatgcatggttggttgattggcatctctggaaaattgtcggtagtgtgtgattgcatgagtgaatgagagtgtgtgtgccctgccatgggttggcactccgtccagggtgtatcctgccttgatgcctgatgacgactgagataggcacaggctcacagGCTTTGCATGAcctgagtagttcggataaaatgaatgaatgaactgctGCCCATGTTAAAACTAGAGGAACAACATTCTGATAAAGTAATAACAACGTCAGAATCTGCTTCCCAtgttaaaattcaattcaattcaattaaaatttatttgtatagcctttttacaattgacattgaaCATATGACATtgagctttacagaatataaacaaaagtttattaaaaagattaatataaagattaatataatacaaaattcaagattaatattttatatattgaaatgtgtttgtatttattcccaatgagcaagtctgaggtgactcaggcaccagtggcaaggaaaaactcctttgaAGGGTAAaggaaaaaccttgagaggaaccagactcaaaggggaacccatcctcatatgggtgacactggagggtgtgattataaaaatatagtCTGACAAATGTATTGATgaagaggttgttgtcctcaaagaccacatggagttggcatcgtCTCTTTGGTATAGCAGAGTCCAAcgggagctggtaaatctctagatgcctcaggatcctcacagagtctgcctcatctcagtggaggtccaaaatcttcatgtatgtattagagcacaaggTTATGGGAAGTATGTGTTAGCCTGactaaaaagaaaagtttttaatctatatttaaactgggaaagtgtggaagactttgatattctgggaactacctgATGTCCTGaattttgtgatctcagagagcgtgaaggattgtaacgtgttagaagactagttagatacatgggagctaaaccattacaTACCTTCGCACTTCAAAGAAATTGAATCTATATCGTGTTCTCtgagtaacagtaaggaaatctCTAAAGATAGTGGATATAgacgaggctcatgcttatagatatatcccgTCAgagtagactcatttagaccaatgtaatcatttggtttaatccaagtttcagtaaggcagagtgcagtaaggctattttctgagatgttAAGTCATCATTTAcgataagtgctttgggtgcaactgatctaatgttcagaagccagaactttaggaactgtttttgtttgtttatttggcatttttctggacTAATTTTCTAGATTAGATAACTATAGAAACTACAGTCTGAAGAAGTAACTAAGTTTGAAAGGATCGTTGGTGTACACCTGCCCAACCTTGTACAACTCTAGAGTGAAGAAATTTGGGCAGGTAACAGGTATCATTACAGATCCCTCTCACCCCAGCCACAACCTGTGCACTTCTCCCTTCAGGAAGACACTACAGATCTCTGTGCACTAGAACAGAGCATCTAAGAACTCTAAGCACAAAAGCATACCATATCCATCTTAAAGTTAACACTGGGATTATTATCTCTCTTTTAACAGTTTTCCCTAAACAGCGCCCCATGGCCGGTTAGCTCAGTTGGTTAGAGCGTGGTGCTAATAACGCCAAGGTCGCGGGTTCGATCCCCGTACGGGCCAGTAAATTTTAGTCttcagcattttattaaaagtgcACACTTTATACCTATATATCTTGCATTCACCGTAAGGGTATATAACTGCTTAACTTTTGGAACAAAATcaagtaaataaacaacattcaTCAGTTCTCATCGGCTCCAGGCTCCCAGCACTTAGAATCAGAGTCATTGTTTGTTGACTTTAGCGTTTATTAAATGCGAGTTCctgtaaaaacaatacaatCGTCAAAAGCTTATGAACTATTTTAGTGATAATTAAAGCACCGTTAGTTCGCATCCTGCATTTCCCAAGTCCTCCTTGTCTATAGAGGGCGCTGTAACTATTATAATCGTAATCTGCTGTAACTCATCACCAGCGAgggagaataaataaacaagcatgtTTACTTTTCATGATATAGCAAAAGCAAAGCGCATCTTCGGTATGTTTGTAGATGAGATTTAAATTCGGACCACATCGGCTGTTGGATATAAAATAACGTTTTAGGAAAGGAAATGGCGTCCAATATCAAAGATAAAGAAGCTTTTCAGAGATTGAACTTCCTCTATCAAGTGAGTAAACTAGCAAAGTTTTTTTCTCTCGttatcaaatgaaataaataaatcaattactttgtttttaAGGCTGCACATTGTGTATTGGCCCAAAATCCGGAGAACACTGAACTGGCCCGATTTTACTGCTTCACCCAGAAGACCATAGCCAAACGCCTGGTCCTGAGGCAGTGAGTATCTCTTGCTATTTCTGTTTTCAGGTTTCAATACATCTAAAATATTAATCAGCGTTTGATAAACTATATGTAGCAAGTGTTCTTCATTGGTAATCGTTTTAATAACTCAGCTCCCATCCATATGCACATATTTTAATGCCATAACCTTCTACTTGTCGTTCCTTTACAACAGTCTGCACCCTTAGAACCACTTGTACTTTTCAGCAATGTctacacatctctgcactgctatagcctttataattttttttactgtacacacacacacacacacacacacacacacacacacacacacacacacatacatacatacatacatacatatatattgttgttgtgttcctGTACCATGCAATGGCaataaatatctatctatctatctatctatctatctatctatctatctatctatctatctatctatctatccagaGATCCCTCTGTGAAAAGGACCATGTGTAGGAAATGTTGTGCTTTACTAATATCCGGAGTTACATCAACTGTCAGACAGAGAAGTAAGTTTTCTCCTTCATCTTATATAAAAagatgtgaaatgtgtgtttcttaaattaaattgtgtgtTTCTTAAATTGCTTGGCTTGTTAAATCTCAAAGCTCCTTTACACTATATCTGTAGTGCTCTATGTAGGATCACAGATGTTTTCCATTTCAGTTGCAGTAAGGGAATATCACTACAGGGTATAACATTTAGTCAGCACTTATTAGACTTATCTGCTGTTGCCCAAGAGATGTGAAATGTAGCTAAATTACAGCAACAAGAAACCATTACCTTCagtaaatacaataaatcaGTCTGAAATATTAAAGCTTAAAAACTGTATTGcctctcattattattattatgatgtgtatttttttgccAAGTGATCAATTACATTTTCCCTGCTATGGTGCATGTGCCAGTATAAATCATTCTAAAGGAACTTGACAGTAATTATACAGTTTACACAGCTGGTAGCTGACTTTCTGAATTTTCATCTGTGTATGTGCTGGTTCTATAAGAACTAATG from Tachysurus fulvidraco isolate hzauxx_2018 chromosome 2, HZAU_PFXX_2.0, whole genome shotgun sequence encodes the following:
- the rpp21 gene encoding ribonuclease P protein subunit p21 produces the protein MASNIKDKEAFQRLNFLYQAAHCVLAQNPENTELARFYCFTQKTIAKRLVLRQDPSVKRTMCRKCCALLISGVTSTVRQRKGSQKQRTTLIRCLSCGQTKKFPNNPKHQLWVDQPEAQLENQTQPEANPSSKDLTKKVNPDKSNTVDSVKQDAVS